One region of Polynucleobacter paneuropaeus genomic DNA includes:
- the pdxH gene encoding pyridoxamine 5'-phosphate oxidase: protein MNSIAELRKNYTLGQLSETQVPANPLELFHLWFDQAIKANCPEPNSMALATADQSGNPSARIVLLKGASDKGFTFFTNYQSQKGQELANRPEAALLFHWHELERQVRIKGTVTKVDPAQSDEYFHSRPPASRIGAWASPQSAEIPSREFLEEAEKRFLSEHGDNPPRPDHWGGYCLSPTEIEFWQGRPSRLHDRIQYKLQDQTWRIARLAP from the coding sequence ATGAACTCGATTGCTGAACTTCGCAAAAACTACACCTTGGGTCAACTCTCAGAAACTCAGGTTCCTGCTAATCCGCTCGAACTATTCCACTTGTGGTTTGATCAAGCTATCAAAGCCAATTGCCCTGAACCCAATTCCATGGCTTTAGCCACCGCAGATCAATCTGGGAACCCTTCGGCTCGTATTGTCCTATTAAAGGGGGCTAGCGATAAGGGCTTCACCTTTTTTACCAATTACCAAAGTCAAAAAGGGCAAGAGCTGGCAAATCGACCTGAAGCTGCTTTGTTATTCCATTGGCATGAATTAGAACGTCAAGTTCGGATCAAAGGCACAGTAACTAAAGTGGACCCTGCCCAGAGCGATGAATACTTTCATTCTCGCCCTCCTGCATCACGAATCGGTGCCTGGGCTTCACCTCAGAGCGCTGAAATTCCGAGTCGAGAATTTCTGGAGGAAGCAGAGAAGCGATTCTTGAGCGAGCATGGTGACAATCCACCACGCCCTGATCATTGGGGTGGATATTGCCTCAGTCCGACCGAGATTGAATTCTGGCAAGGTCGACCATCCCGACTGCATGATCGCATTCAATACAAACTACAGGATCAGACTTGGCGTATTGCCCGATTAGCGCCCTAA
- a CDS encoding tRNA threonylcarbamoyladenosine dehydratase: MAEDNLDDRRFGGVARLYGGELRERFLRATVVVAGLGGVGSWAVEALARTGIGHLVLVDFDHIAESNTNRQIHALEMNYGKSKVEAMAERILQINPEIQLTVCDEFLEPDNLERLIPIDAFVLDATDSVPTKIALAAWAVKNERALVMCGAAGGKVDPTSVRCSDLSKTEQDALLAKVRVGLRTDHGFSRDLKKKMDIRAVYSHEPRAGGASGGLACSGYGSTVMVTAAAGLAAAAEILNLIAAKKY, from the coding sequence ATGGCAGAAGACAACTTAGATGATCGTCGTTTTGGAGGGGTAGCCCGGCTGTATGGGGGAGAGCTGCGCGAGCGCTTTCTGAGGGCAACGGTGGTTGTAGCAGGTCTCGGCGGGGTAGGGTCCTGGGCTGTGGAAGCGCTGGCTAGAACCGGGATTGGACATCTCGTCCTAGTAGATTTTGATCACATCGCAGAAAGCAATACGAATCGGCAGATTCACGCTTTAGAAATGAACTATGGCAAGTCCAAGGTTGAGGCAATGGCCGAGCGGATATTACAAATTAATCCTGAGATTCAGTTAACGGTGTGCGATGAATTCTTGGAGCCTGATAATTTGGAGCGCTTGATTCCGATAGACGCTTTTGTATTGGACGCAACTGATTCAGTACCAACTAAAATTGCATTAGCGGCATGGGCTGTTAAAAATGAGCGAGCCCTAGTCATGTGTGGCGCTGCTGGTGGAAAAGTCGATCCCACATCCGTGCGCTGTAGTGATCTATCTAAAACCGAGCAAGATGCTTTGTTGGCTAAAGTGAGAGTAGGGCTGAGAACCGATCATGGTTTTTCTAGAGACTTAAAAAAGAAAATGGATATTCGTGCGGTGTATTCGCATGAGCCACGCGCTGGGGGCGCCTCTGGTGGCTTGGCGTGCTCAGGTTATGGCTCTACAGTCATGGTTACCGCCGCGGCAGGTTTAGCAGCAGCAGCTGAAATTCTGAATCTGATTGCTGCAAAAAAATATTAA
- a CDS encoding amino acid permease, whose amino-acid sequence MQTEQTGLKRHLKVRHIRLMALGSTIGVGLFLGSASAIELAGPSILLGYLLAGIVAFIVLRTLGEMAVHQPVAGSFAAYANTYVGPVAGYMVGWGYWTYWIVVGIAEVTAVGIYMGIWFPETPQWIWALSAILMMGLINLIAVKVFGEFEFWFALIKVVAIVAMIGLGGAVIFFGFTNGWQPIGLSNLWSHGGFFPNGISGMLLSLQMVLFAYVGIEMIGLSAGEAENPQKTIPMAIDSLAWRILIFYMGAILVILAIFPWNQIGQQGSPFVVMFERIGLREAAGLINFVVITAALSSCNAGLFSGGRLLYALSINGYAPASFARLSKYGVPARAVGATVAVCLTGVVLNYFVPDKAFHYIMAAVTFVGLMVWIAILLTQIQFRRSLTKAQVAELSYRAPWWPYSSWFALAFIVLVVALMGFHEDARVALILGPCLLAVYLAMFYIAGLHRKTKSKSPFQ is encoded by the coding sequence TTGCAGACTGAACAAACCGGCTTAAAGCGCCATCTCAAAGTTCGACACATTCGCTTGATGGCTTTAGGTTCAACGATTGGTGTAGGTTTATTTCTGGGTTCGGCAAGTGCCATTGAATTGGCTGGCCCATCCATTCTTTTAGGCTACCTCTTGGCAGGTATCGTCGCTTTCATTGTCTTGCGTACCTTAGGTGAGATGGCGGTCCATCAGCCTGTTGCTGGCTCCTTTGCAGCATATGCCAATACCTATGTTGGTCCAGTTGCAGGCTATATGGTCGGCTGGGGGTATTGGACCTACTGGATTGTGGTGGGAATAGCCGAAGTGACTGCAGTAGGAATCTATATGGGTATTTGGTTTCCAGAAACACCCCAGTGGATTTGGGCTCTATCAGCCATTCTGATGATGGGCCTAATTAATTTAATTGCCGTCAAAGTCTTTGGAGAATTTGAGTTCTGGTTTGCTTTGATCAAAGTCGTTGCGATTGTTGCCATGATTGGTTTGGGTGGAGCGGTGATCTTCTTTGGCTTTACAAACGGCTGGCAGCCGATAGGTTTGAGTAATTTGTGGAGCCATGGCGGATTCTTTCCCAATGGTATTTCTGGAATGCTCCTTTCTTTGCAAATGGTCTTGTTTGCTTATGTTGGGATTGAGATGATTGGCCTGTCTGCAGGTGAGGCTGAGAATCCTCAGAAGACCATACCAATGGCAATTGATTCTCTTGCCTGGCGTATCTTGATTTTTTACATGGGCGCCATTCTAGTCATCTTGGCGATCTTTCCTTGGAATCAGATTGGTCAGCAAGGCAGCCCATTTGTCGTGATGTTTGAGCGAATTGGTCTGCGTGAAGCAGCCGGCTTAATTAATTTTGTCGTCATTACTGCTGCACTCTCGTCATGCAATGCGGGTCTCTTTAGTGGCGGCAGACTACTGTATGCCTTATCAATTAATGGTTATGCTCCTGCATCTTTTGCGCGTTTATCCAAGTATGGCGTTCCAGCAAGAGCTGTTGGTGCAACCGTAGCGGTGTGTCTGACTGGGGTAGTGCTGAACTATTTTGTGCCCGACAAAGCATTTCATTACATCATGGCCGCAGTAACTTTTGTGGGGCTGATGGTTTGGATTGCGATTTTGTTGACACAAATTCAGTTCCGACGCTCTCTTACTAAAGCTCAAGTTGCCGAACTATCGTATCGCGCACCTTGGTGGCCCTATTCCTCATGGTTTGCCTTGGCATTCATTGTCTTAGTAGTGGCGCTAATGGGCTTTCATGAAGATGCCAGGGTCGCTCTGATTTTAGGACCCTGTTTATTGGCGGTCTATCTAGCGATGTTCTATATCGCTGGCTTACATCGCAAAACGAAGTCGAAATCACCATTTCAATAA
- the ald gene encoding alanine dehydrogenase has protein sequence MIIGVPQEVKNNEFRVGLTPGNVSGLCKQGHSVLLQRGAGTQIGLTDESYRIAGATLVNSAAEVYSKSEMIVKVKEPQAQECAMLREDQILFTYLHLAPDPKQTQALIDSGATCIAYETVTSRCGALPLLAPMSEVAGRMSIQAAASHLEKTHGGLGVLMAGVPGVAPAKIVILGAGVVGRNALQMAVGLGANVSIFDRDLERLRQIDMLFGNRVRTLYSDSLLVAQEVHEADAVIGAVLLPGAAAPKLVNREMIRKMKAGAVVVDVAIDQGGCFETSKPTTHADPTYEIDGVIHYCVANMPGAVARTSTFALTNATYPFVEALAKRGVIEALKKDQYLRNGLSVHRGVLTSEPVAMAQKLDFVSAEELLAA, from the coding sequence ATGATTATTGGCGTACCTCAGGAAGTAAAAAATAATGAGTTTCGGGTTGGGCTGACACCGGGTAATGTGAGCGGCTTATGCAAGCAAGGACATTCGGTTTTATTGCAACGGGGTGCTGGTACTCAGATTGGATTGACTGATGAATCCTATCGAATCGCTGGAGCTACTCTGGTTAATAGTGCCGCAGAGGTCTACAGCAAATCTGAAATGATTGTTAAGGTGAAAGAGCCACAAGCGCAAGAGTGCGCGATGCTACGTGAAGATCAAATCTTATTTACCTATTTGCATTTAGCACCAGATCCAAAACAAACTCAAGCCTTGATTGACTCTGGTGCCACCTGCATTGCGTACGAGACAGTGACATCGCGTTGTGGCGCATTACCGCTCTTAGCCCCGATGAGTGAAGTTGCTGGGAGAATGTCCATTCAGGCTGCTGCATCTCATCTCGAAAAAACCCATGGTGGTCTAGGAGTTCTCATGGCAGGTGTGCCGGGGGTTGCTCCTGCAAAGATCGTGATATTGGGTGCTGGCGTTGTCGGTCGTAATGCCTTACAGATGGCAGTTGGGCTTGGCGCTAATGTGAGTATTTTTGATCGCGATCTTGAACGCCTCAGACAAATCGATATGCTCTTTGGTAATCGGGTTAGAACACTCTACTCAGACTCACTCTTGGTAGCTCAGGAGGTTCATGAGGCAGATGCCGTGATTGGTGCAGTTTTGCTTCCTGGTGCTGCTGCCCCTAAATTAGTCAATCGTGAAATGATTCGGAAAATGAAAGCAGGCGCAGTCGTGGTGGATGTTGCGATTGACCAGGGCGGTTGTTTTGAAACCTCAAAACCAACTACGCACGCTGATCCTACTTATGAGATCGATGGAGTGATTCATTATTGTGTAGCCAATATGCCAGGTGCAGTTGCGAGGACCTCTACCTTTGCACTCACTAATGCGACTTATCCTTTTGTTGAAGCGCTAGCCAAGCGAGGGGTGATTGAGGCTTTGAAAAAAGATCAATATTTACGTAATGGCTTAAGCGTGCATCGTGGAGTGCTGACTTCTGAGCCCGTTGCTATGGCGCAAAAGTTAGACTTTGTATCAGCCGAAGAGTTATTGGCGGCTTAG
- the pepN gene encoding aminopeptidase N: MKTDLPQSFRRLEYQPPNYTFRHVELDIALDPARTIVKSRIEVLPGASHVDQIPLVLQGQELEFVSLRIDGEAHKHFELTPETLTIHSLPRGGKEAFIVEIICVCCPEKNTTLMGLYVSNGNFFTQCEAEGFRKITYFLDRPDVMARYRVVLRARETECPVLLANGNLIAQEKLPNGWHSATWEDPFPKPSYLFALVGGKLQCIEETITTSSGAKKLLQIWVEPHDLKKTRHAMDSLIASIHWDEKRFGLELDLERFMIVAVSDFNMGAMENKGLNIFNTKFVLAQPETATDVDFANIESVVAHEYFHNWTGNRVTCRDWFQLSLKEGLTVFRDQEFSADQMGSDSGRAVKRIEDVRLLRQIQFPEDAGPMAHPIRSDEYQEINNFYTVTVYEKGAEVVRMYQTLLGKEGFRKGMDLYFKRHDGQAVTCDDFLAAMADANQRDLSQFKNWYSQAGTPHVKVEERYDAEKKQYHLNLSQSCTATPGQSEKKPFHIPLKMRLITDQGDQAEILLELTQVNQSWTFDCINQRPVLSINRNFSAPIQLDFDQSQDDLLTLFSHDDDPFNRWEAGQKLAMQMILENCLPDQKLIEAYRELLLDPNLDPAFKELALTLPAESYLYEQGHDVDPQKIYQARCAFRHAMASELRMEFAAIYQQMQTPGPFKSDGVTAGKRGLKNFALNMLLEADVSVWLPMAVNQYQTADNMSDRYAALACLVNHDAKPAKSCLADFYERFKNDPLVTDKWFALQAMRPPLELAGSTLNEVRYLRQHEAFKLNNPNRVRSLIHAFCMNNPASFHQADGSAYNFWAESVLALDPVNPQVAARLARALDRWRLFAEPYRSKMHAALERVAQCNTLSSDVREVIVKALAN; this comes from the coding sequence ATGAAAACGGATCTACCCCAAAGCTTTCGCCGGCTCGAATACCAGCCCCCCAATTACACTTTTCGCCATGTTGAGCTCGACATTGCTCTAGATCCCGCCAGAACGATTGTCAAAAGTCGTATCGAGGTTTTACCTGGCGCCTCTCATGTAGATCAAATACCTTTAGTTCTGCAGGGTCAGGAACTGGAGTTTGTGAGTTTGCGCATTGATGGTGAAGCGCATAAGCATTTTGAACTCACTCCTGAAACGCTCACAATTCATTCTTTACCAAGAGGTGGCAAAGAAGCATTCATTGTTGAAATCATTTGTGTATGCTGCCCAGAAAAAAATACTACCTTGATGGGTTTGTATGTATCAAATGGAAATTTCTTTACGCAGTGTGAAGCCGAGGGCTTTAGAAAGATTACCTATTTCTTGGATCGTCCTGATGTAATGGCGCGCTATAGGGTGGTATTGAGAGCGCGAGAAACTGAGTGTCCAGTTCTATTAGCAAACGGCAATCTCATTGCTCAAGAAAAACTCCCAAATGGTTGGCATAGCGCAACTTGGGAGGACCCCTTTCCAAAACCATCCTATTTATTTGCGCTGGTTGGAGGTAAGTTGCAATGCATTGAAGAAACGATTACCACCAGTAGTGGTGCAAAGAAGTTATTGCAGATCTGGGTAGAGCCACATGACCTTAAAAAAACTCGACATGCCATGGACTCTCTCATTGCATCAATTCATTGGGATGAAAAGCGCTTTGGTTTGGAATTGGATCTTGAGCGCTTCATGATTGTGGCGGTGAGTGATTTCAATATGGGCGCTATGGAAAATAAGGGATTGAATATATTCAATACCAAGTTTGTACTTGCTCAACCTGAAACTGCAACCGATGTTGATTTCGCTAATATTGAAAGCGTTGTTGCGCATGAGTATTTTCATAATTGGACTGGTAATCGCGTGACTTGTCGTGATTGGTTTCAGCTCTCCTTAAAAGAAGGGTTAACCGTCTTTCGTGATCAAGAGTTCTCAGCCGATCAAATGGGGAGTGATTCGGGTAGAGCGGTTAAGCGTATTGAAGATGTGCGTTTACTGCGCCAAATTCAGTTTCCAGAAGATGCTGGCCCAATGGCTCATCCGATTCGCTCCGACGAGTACCAGGAAATTAATAACTTCTATACCGTGACTGTGTATGAGAAGGGCGCAGAAGTTGTGCGGATGTATCAAACTCTGTTGGGTAAAGAGGGCTTTCGCAAAGGCATGGATTTGTATTTCAAACGCCATGATGGTCAGGCTGTGACGTGTGATGATTTTTTAGCAGCCATGGCGGATGCTAATCAGCGCGATCTGAGTCAGTTCAAGAATTGGTATAGCCAAGCAGGAACACCGCATGTGAAGGTCGAGGAGCGATATGACGCTGAGAAAAAGCAATATCACTTAAATCTCTCGCAAAGTTGTACCGCCACTCCTGGCCAGTCCGAGAAAAAGCCGTTTCACATCCCTCTGAAAATGCGCCTCATTACTGACCAGGGTGATCAAGCAGAGATCCTCCTCGAATTGACTCAAGTCAACCAATCTTGGACCTTTGATTGCATTAATCAACGTCCGGTCTTATCCATTAATCGTAATTTCTCGGCCCCGATTCAGTTGGATTTTGATCAGAGTCAGGATGATTTATTGACTTTGTTTTCGCACGACGATGATCCTTTTAATCGCTGGGAAGCTGGTCAAAAATTGGCGATGCAAATGATTTTAGAGAATTGCCTGCCCGACCAAAAACTCATTGAAGCTTATCGAGAGCTTTTGCTAGATCCCAATTTAGATCCCGCCTTCAAAGAACTCGCATTGACCTTGCCTGCGGAGAGTTATCTCTATGAGCAGGGTCACGATGTTGATCCGCAAAAGATCTATCAAGCCCGCTGCGCATTTCGTCACGCCATGGCAAGTGAGCTCAGAATGGAATTTGCAGCGATTTATCAGCAAATGCAAACCCCGGGGCCATTTAAGTCAGATGGCGTCACAGCAGGTAAGCGGGGCCTGAAAAACTTTGCACTCAATATGTTGCTTGAGGCTGATGTTAGTGTCTGGCTACCTATGGCAGTCAATCAATATCAGACAGCCGACAATATGAGTGATCGCTATGCAGCACTCGCTTGCTTAGTCAATCATGATGCCAAGCCAGCTAAATCTTGTTTGGCCGATTTTTATGAGCGCTTCAAAAATGATCCATTGGTCACCGATAAGTGGTTTGCATTACAAGCTATGCGCCCACCGCTAGAGCTTGCTGGATCGACCTTGAATGAAGTACGTTATTTACGTCAGCACGAGGCATTTAAGCTCAATAACCCCAATCGAGTGCGCAGCTTAATCCATGCTTTTTGTATGAATAACCCAGCCAGTTTTCATCAGGCTGACGGCAGCGCCTATAACTTTTGGGCGGAGAGTGTTTTGGCTTTGGATCCCGTAAACCCCCAAGTGGCAGCTCGTCTTGCGAGAGCCTTGGACCGCTGGCGTTTATTTGCTGAACCCTACCGCAGCAAAATGCACGCCGCATTAGAGCGAGTCGCCCAATGCAATACGCTCTCATCGGATGTTAGGGAAGTAATTGTTAAGGCATTAGCAAATTAA
- a CDS encoding type II toxin-antitoxin system VapB family antitoxin produces the protein MRTTVTIDDALYQRVLDLADPSIDKADLFREALQVFVRVQVAKRLAALGGKNPQMKDIPRRKVGNDK, from the coding sequence ATGCGTACCACCGTAACAATCGACGACGCTCTATATCAAAGAGTCCTAGATCTGGCTGACCCCAGTATTGATAAAGCCGATCTCTTCAGAGAGGCTTTACAGGTGTTTGTAAGAGTCCAGGTAGCAAAGCGTCTTGCTGCACTAGGAGGCAAAAACCCTCAAATGAAAGATATTCCTCGTCGAAAAGTAGGGAACGACAAATAA
- a CDS encoding TMEM165/GDT1 family protein, whose amino-acid sequence MFLSVGVAQMKSRPTVINLLGYSVKMDALYLSNNLMDLSILSLSAGIVALAEMGDKTQLLSLMLAVRYPKQGWPIIGGILIATLVNHAGAAFLGQVLASFLNPDVLRWILGVSFIVIGAWLLVPDKLEDEGKSKKVHGALAVFLLTMTLFFLAEMGDKTQIATIALGARYNNVLSVTAGTTLGMMLANAPAVWIGQKFTQGVPLKWVHAIAAGVFIVIGLFTLIWS is encoded by the coding sequence GTGTTTCTCTCAGTGGGCGTGGCGCAAATGAAGTCACGACCCACTGTCATCAATCTGCTTGGGTATTCCGTTAAGATGGACGCTTTATACCTAAGCAATAATCTCATGGATCTTTCTATACTTTCGCTTTCAGCTGGGATTGTTGCCTTGGCTGAAATGGGTGACAAGACACAACTGCTATCTCTCATGCTGGCAGTTCGATACCCAAAGCAGGGATGGCCTATCATCGGCGGCATTCTCATAGCCACTCTAGTGAATCATGCTGGCGCTGCTTTTTTAGGTCAAGTATTAGCAAGTTTTCTAAACCCTGATGTCTTACGGTGGATATTGGGTGTGAGCTTCATTGTGATTGGTGCTTGGTTATTGGTGCCAGACAAGCTAGAGGATGAAGGTAAATCAAAAAAGGTGCATGGAGCTTTAGCAGTTTTCTTGCTAACTATGACACTGTTTTTCTTAGCCGAGATGGGTGATAAGACTCAAATTGCAACGATTGCTCTGGGTGCGCGCTATAACAATGTGCTCTCAGTTACCGCAGGAACTACCCTGGGCATGATGCTGGCTAATGCTCCGGCGGTATGGATTGGGCAGAAATTTACCCAAGGTGTTCCCTTAAAGTGGGTCCACGCAATTGCTGCGGGGGTTTTTATCGTCATAGGGCTGTTTACCCTGATTTGGTCTTAA
- a CDS encoding type II toxin-antitoxin system VapC family toxin, which produces MSFVLADTSIWVQHFRKNNPLLESLLINDRIICHPLVVLEIACGSPPSPRAKTIEQMGLLRQAVLAGTEETLYFIEEYKLFDSGCGAIDISLLAATLLSENAQLWTLDKKLGALATKLKVGFVGKPH; this is translated from the coding sequence ATGAGTTTCGTGCTAGCTGATACATCTATATGGGTACAACATTTTAGAAAAAATAACCCCCTCTTAGAATCATTACTTATTAATGATCGAATTATTTGCCACCCATTAGTTGTCTTAGAAATTGCATGCGGCTCCCCACCTAGCCCAAGGGCCAAGACCATCGAACAGATGGGATTGCTACGTCAAGCAGTGCTAGCTGGAACGGAGGAAACTTTATATTTCATTGAAGAATACAAATTATTTGATTCAGGCTGCGGGGCAATTGACATTTCATTACTTGCGGCAACCCTTTTGTCCGAAAACGCCCAATTATGGACTTTAGATAAAAAACTTGGGGCTCTCGCGACCAAACTCAAAGTTGGTTTCGTTGGGAAACCACATTAG
- the msrA gene encoding peptide-methionine (S)-S-oxide reductase MsrA yields MSEILNKNGEKLERASLGGGCFWCLEAVYQQVRGVDHVVSGYAGGPNPNPTYEAVCSGMTGHAEIVDIYFDPKQVSFRDLLEVFFVIHDPTTLNYQGNDHGTQYRSVIFTHSEEQNRIAREVVAQLEDAAIYSGPIVTQILPAPTFYPAEDYHQDYFNQHPGQGYCMAVVAPKLAKFRAKFKVLLTD; encoded by the coding sequence ATGAGTGAAATTCTGAACAAAAATGGGGAAAAACTTGAGCGGGCCAGCTTGGGTGGGGGCTGTTTCTGGTGCTTAGAGGCTGTTTACCAGCAAGTACGCGGTGTCGACCATGTAGTGTCTGGTTATGCTGGGGGCCCTAATCCTAATCCAACTTATGAGGCGGTCTGTTCAGGCATGACTGGCCATGCAGAAATCGTCGATATCTACTTTGATCCAAAGCAGGTTTCTTTTCGAGATCTCCTGGAAGTCTTCTTTGTGATTCATGATCCAACCACTTTGAACTATCAGGGTAATGATCATGGTACCCAATATCGTTCAGTCATATTTACGCATAGCGAAGAACAAAATCGTATTGCTCGAGAAGTTGTTGCGCAGTTAGAGGACGCTGCTATTTATTCAGGTCCTATCGTGACACAAATACTGCCAGCACCAACGTTTTATCCTGCTGAAGACTATCACCAGGACTATTTCAATCAACATCCAGGTCAAGGGTATTGCATGGCGGTAGTTGCACCTAAGTTGGCTAAGTTTAGAGCCAAGTTCAAAGTGCTCTTAACAGATTAG
- a CDS encoding class 1 fructose-bisphosphatase produces MSTKIHLEQYLKTTKAKGASIPIGLQELLIAVANTCTTLSDEVAQGALIGLLGSAGTGNVQGEVQQKLDVIANDLLIEGVQECKALAGLASEEMELPMPVQGTGDYLLLFDPLDGSSNIDVNVSIGTIFSILHKQNPIAALQNSDFLLSGRHQAAAGYVVYGPQTTMALTLGDGVVMFTLDKATGQFVLIKDRVEISPTTKEFAINMSNMRHWAEPVRRYVLECLDGVTGTRKKDFNMRWIASMVADVHRVLSRGGVFMYPWDQREPNKPGKLRLMYEANPMSFLVEQAGGASTNGKQVIMDIQPQDLHERVSVMLGSKEEIERLQSYHA; encoded by the coding sequence TTGAGCACCAAAATCCATTTAGAGCAATACCTCAAGACCACTAAGGCTAAAGGCGCCTCTATTCCTATTGGTTTACAAGAGCTCTTGATTGCTGTTGCCAATACTTGTACTACGCTCAGCGATGAAGTCGCTCAAGGCGCTTTAATTGGACTACTGGGTTCAGCTGGAACTGGTAATGTACAAGGCGAGGTTCAGCAAAAGTTAGATGTCATCGCCAATGATTTATTGATTGAAGGTGTTCAAGAGTGCAAGGCGCTTGCTGGTCTTGCTTCCGAAGAAATGGAATTACCGATGCCTGTTCAAGGAACGGGCGATTACTTGTTGCTCTTTGATCCTTTAGATGGCTCATCGAATATTGATGTCAATGTATCGATTGGTACTATTTTCTCAATCTTGCACAAACAAAATCCCATTGCAGCTTTGCAAAATAGTGATTTCCTCCTGTCAGGGCGTCATCAAGCTGCTGCAGGCTATGTGGTTTATGGACCTCAAACCACTATGGCGTTGACTTTAGGTGATGGGGTAGTGATGTTTACCTTGGATAAAGCGACGGGTCAGTTCGTTTTAATTAAAGATCGGGTCGAGATTTCACCTACGACTAAAGAATTTGCGATCAATATGTCCAATATGCGTCATTGGGCCGAGCCTGTTCGACGCTACGTGCTGGAATGCCTTGATGGCGTGACGGGTACGCGCAAGAAAGACTTCAATATGCGCTGGATTGCCTCGATGGTCGCTGATGTCCACCGTGTTCTATCTCGTGGCGGCGTCTTTATGTATCCCTGGGATCAACGTGAGCCCAATAAGCCAGGTAAGTTGCGCCTCATGTATGAAGCCAATCCGATGAGTTTTTTAGTTGAGCAAGCCGGTGGTGCATCGACTAATGGTAAGCAAGTGATTATGGATATTCAGCCGCAAGACTTGCATGAGCGCGTATCAGTCATGCTGGGCTCTAAAGAAGAAATCGAGAGACTACAGAGCTATCACGCCTGA